The genomic region acatttaaaaaaaaattttatagaatatattaattcttTCTGCTCTTTGAAATTCGAAactttttataaacataaaggtaattacaaaaaagaaaaaatgcTTCGTAATATTctaaaaacaaaaaaattaagtaAAAGACCTGAAGTTATTGAAGaagttaaaaaaatagaagaagaaaaacaaaaacaacGATTAACTAAATGTGACCCTCTGGACGATTTTGATCCAGTTGTAAATGAATTTATGATTAAAGAGCATTTCTATTCataatatcttttattcctaaatatatatatatatatatatatataaatatatatatatatatatttatatttatatatgtatatgtttaaatataatgaagaaatgGCTATTTCTTTCTtgtttaaatattttaaatgcAAGTTAAAAaccaaaaaatataaaacaaagacaaaaaaaaaaaaaaaaaagaaaaaaaaattagatgaaaagaataaagcaaattatatatatatacatagatattataacaaaaaaaaaaaaaaaaatatatatatatatatatatatatataaataaatataactagataaattatatgttatcCTTTGATTTGAAGGACTTTGTTGTgtgtacatataaatacaaaCCAAATgctaatatatttgttttgttttgttttgttttgCTGAAGGgtatttttatgttaaCTCTTAAATTTACACtataatgttatataatgagaagataccttttttttttttttttttttattttagtAACATCCNNNNNNNNNNNNNNNNNNNNNNNNNNNNNNNNNNNNNNNNNNNNNNNNNNNNNNNNNNNNNNNNNNNNNNNNNNNNNNNNNNNNNNNNNNNNNNNNNNNNNNNNNNNNNNNNNNNNNNNNNNNNNNNNNNNNNNNNNNNNNNNNNNNNNNNNNNNNNNNNNNNNNNNNNNNNNNNNNNNNNNNNNNNNNNNNNNNNNNNNNNNNNNNNNNNNNNNNNNNNNNNNNNNNNNNNNNNNNNNNNNNNNNNNNNNNNNNNNNNNNNNNNNNNNNNNNNNNNNNNNNNNNtatatttttttttttttttttttttttttttttgaaggttttttttttttttttttttaattttttattttatttttttttattgggatttttttttttttttttttttttttttttttagtaaCATCCCTTATATGggtatttttttaatttttttttttttttactttattttttattattttatttttttaattcatgTTCAACTTATAATACTTTTCTTTACTTGGAAATGGCCtttcaaaatataacaattttgttattttataaataagaGGTATAGTTacatattttgtatttacattataaaattttaaagCTCTTTTAAACTTTTCACTTTTAAGAAAATGATTAATTAATTCTTGATCATTTAAATGCatatgtttttcttttattagTCCTAATTTTAAGGACCACGTTTTTAATGCGATGGTTGTATTAGAGAAATCATTAAAATCTTTAGGTATACTTTCTTGATATGTTGgtatattatcataataatgttctttattattagtaTTATAGTTAAATTCATTCATAGAATTGTTATCATTAATTATATCattcacattattatttccatTTGTATCtataaattctttttctttcttattattagaTGAGGATgttttttgttcattttttttataaaaatattctatGAAATTATCAGGATGttcattcatatatttataactTTGAATTAATACGTCAATATCTTTACTGACTGCTTTATTCGtatgtttttctttttctaatAACTTTTCTAGAAATTTGTCTTCTGctattttttccttttgtCCATATAGAAATAGCATATCTTTGTTCATATCTACATTTAAAAAGTTATTTACGTTATTTGATTTACTGTTATTATccatttctttttcatatgaATTGGTATTCTTgtcattattatgtttattatttattatatcgTCGTTACTTAAAACAAGCCCTTCCTCCTTTTCTGGTTGTACGTCTTTTAGTTCATCCATGTTTTTCATTTtccttttccttttataaTAGCCTTGTATCTAAGAAGTgcaaaaaaataaaataaaataaataaataaataaataaatatatatatatatatatatatatatatatatatatatcacatATGTTAgcttattatatatttcatatatttcatatatgaaatatatttatttatttatttatttatttattcatttatatttatttgttcatCCTTTTATTCAGTGTTgggaaataaaaataaactaAAAAATTTGACTTACTTCATATGAGGCATTCCTATACGCTTTCATttcatcatcttcattCTTGACATAACTTTTTTCAAAAGAATcaatatgattattatcTTGATAATTTTGATTATGTTCTACCACTGCttcttgttttttttgttcctcttcttttatcattttatttattttcaaaaCATTTCCATTCGTTGGATCTTTTAGAGGAGTCATTCGATCACTGTTcgatttttttttcatttttaataatttgtcgatttcattttttttaaataaatttccAATATTTATAGccttatttataatattttgaatattaATTTCGGTTGTTTCTTCTAATTTGCTTTGGTCTTCCTtagataataaattattattatcgATATGTTGctgattattattttgatcTACATTCATATTTTCACTGGAATGCATTTTATCATTCAgaattgtatatatgtCTTTAACGaattcatttttcttttttttatcttcatATAATAACTCTTTCACATTATTCTCAAACATGTCATAATTTTgcatatcattattttcatttaattctGCTCTTTTTAAATTTCCCACTTTTTTATCTGGTGTATTTGTTTTTTGCCTGACTTGTTCAGGTGATTTTACAGAATGTTCCTGaacattttcttcattaataaatgtatttaaataattttcgatatcatcatcatcatcataattataattattatcattattatcattattatcattattttcattatttatgtgtatatttatttttgttgcattatttgtttgttGATGAATAAGGGAAGTATCCTTAAGTTTATTATCTTCAGGAGAATTAACATGCTCAAAAATAtcattatgattatttttattttttacatttttcttattGTTTCCTTGGtggtatattatatcatcatcattGATATCATATTGGTTTGaatcatcatttatatgttcaCCAATGATATCATATTTGTTTGTATGATGATTTATATggttattatttatttcttcattataattactTATCTTCTTCTTATGCATTACTTCgtcatcatttttatgtgtGTTATCCCCATATTTTGCACTTAAAAATTGCTGATCATCTTGTATCATTTTGtcattttgtatattcaatattttatcaaaTTCACTAAAATGATTTTCTACATTTctatttaataatttatttctaAATTCATAGTCATCATATATTTCTACATTATCTAAGGATAAGTTATCCTTACTTccaaaataataatacattttttcaTCCCACTTACTTATATCTTCACCAAATAATTTCGAAGCCTCTTCAATACATTTTTGTTCATCATTcaatatattcatatttaaatttttacttaatatataattaagatccttttttatattaaaaaaggatttttcatcttcatcGTTCTTATCATCATCTAGGGGATCATTTTCaaaaattttgtttttaagttcttcatcataaagtttatcttcttcttcaagttgttcatttttattaaacaAATTACCCTTTTCTGAATTTCTATTTAAAAAGTCATTCATGTTTTCACGAGAACggttttttttcttgtcataattttcatcatcataatcatcatcataacttttatcatcatcatcatcataacttttatcataatcatcatcataacttttatcatcatcatcatcataacttttatcatcatcatcaaaacttttatcatcatcatcataacttttatcatcatcatcataacttttatcatcatcatcatcacatttttcatcatcacatttttcatcatcataattcCGTCtatcattttgttcatGTCCACTCGACTTAGTCGCCCCATTTTGATCTTCCATTTGATACTTCTTCAAAGTGAGTAGATCCTTCTCAATTTGCCTTTgaaaatttttcttttttcgATAATCCGAGTCAGAGTTTTGATTACATTCCTCTAGGACATCACGTCTTATTTTGtgtatattctttttaagATATAAAAGTGATGATTGGTTTTGTTCATTTGCTTCTATGTTATGCATATCATTATCTATATTAAGAGAATCATAATACTTTAATTTTTCcttcattttgtttattgATTCTTCATCAGTATTATATTTGTCTTGTTGATCATATGTGTACCTTTCTGAAATTGAGTATTCGTTTTGATCTTGATCATAATAACATTTGtcattattcatatattgATTATCAAATGTTTCATGTGTACATTGTTTGTTCTTctccttattattattattattattattatttttattattattattatttttattcatgTGCGTATATAAATTATCTCTAAATGTTTgtatttcattttttaattctttatttttttttcttaaaaagTCTACATTTAATGGGTTATTCTCATTATTTGTTACATCATTTCCTATCTCTTTTAAAAACTGTTCATTGTTAGCATTGTGCTCCAACATTTCTTGATAATTACTGTTGGGAGAACTAAgttcattatattttaatataaatgatttaaaatcttctttttttaaatccTTTACATTTCTTAATTCATCTAGctgtttatttttttcaaataagttgtatacattttttttttttttttttaattcattgtattttttaatataattgatcatatgataatt from Plasmodium reichenowi strain SY57 chromosome 8, whole genome shotgun sequence harbors:
- a CDS encoding hypothetical protein (conserved Plasmodium protein, unknown function), whose product is MIFMILSIILFLLTYECKTIKKYFYVNNNINLLKDKKKNITYRLRRNKRIYENGNDLFEYFITLKNEELEMHKEEKKKKNPHAVSYIQKLPKKKHLLRRWKYDLFEKIKEKMKYEDETKRTTKLCRHKFKLPIDFFKLGDQVRAKVVHVQNHLIKVDINFIQLAHLYIKRYFNEKAELKKKYEIGKYIDVVICYIHKKNNIIQVTDNEEEIKMLKFNLNKLRDVGYLKTNYQHQKGEQKYDDKTYDDKTYDDKTYDDKTYDDKTYDDKTYDDKTYDDKTYDDKTYDDDKTYDDDNECDDDNEFDDYYEHDDYKDDEDISNNLTNTYQQQPHVPNMTYQQNIYKHNRNEENIDEIKEKLGLQFQLNKDSQDLMYIKEENKKKKLKKITDFKIEDEVNGTVKFINEEGAYIDIGCKTLAFLNLGHYNKDPNNFLNNRKKKKIEINDYIKNLKIRKIDILNNRIEVSVYDMQGEACLRILNQQETLREQNKYIPCSSFITHNYHMINYIKKYNELKKKKKNVYNLFEKNKQLDELRNVKDLKKEDFKSFILKYNELSSPNSNYQEMLEHNANNEQFLKEIGNDVTNNENNPLNVDFLRKKNKELKNEIQTFRDNLYTHMNKNNNNNKNNNNNNNNKEKNKQCTHETFDNQYMNNDKCYYDQDQNEYSISERYTYDQQDKYNTDEESINKMKEKLKYYDSLNIDNDMHNIEANEQNQSSLLYLKKNIHKIRRDVLEECNQNSDSDYRKKKNFQRQIEKDLLTLKKYQMEDQNGATKSSGHEQNDRRNYDDEKCDDEKCDDDDDKSYDDDDKSYDDDDKSFDDDDKSYDDDDDKSYDDDYDKSYDDDDDKSYDDDYDDENYDKKKNRSRENMNDFLNRNSEKGNLFNKNEQLEEEDKLYDEELKNKIFENDPLDDDKNDEDEKSFFNIKKDLNYILSKNLNMNILNDEQKCIEEASKLFGEDISKWDEKMYYYFGSKDNLSLDNVEIYDDYEFRNKLLNRNVENHFSEFDKILNIQNDKMIQDDQQFLSAKYGDNTHKNDDEVMHKKKISNYNEEINNNHINHHTNKYDIIGEHINDDSNQYDINDDDIIYHQGNNKKNVKNKNNHNDIFEHVNSPEDNKLKDTSLIHQQTNNATKINIHINNENNDNNDNNDNNYNYDDDDDIENYLNTFINEENVQEHSVKSPEQVRQKTNTPDKKVGNLKRAELNENNDMQNYDMFENNVKELLYEDKKKKNEFVKDIYTILNDKMHSSENMNVDQNNNQQHIDNNNLLSKEDQSKLEETTEINIQNIINKAINIGNLFKKNEIDKLLKMKKKSNSDRMTPLKDPTNGNVLKINKMIKEEEQKKQEAVVEHNQNYQDNNHIDSFEKSYVKNEDDEMKAYRNASYEIQGYYKRKRKMKNMDELKDVQPEKEEGLVLSNDDIINNKHNNDKNTNSYEKEMDNNSKSNNVNNFLNVDMNKDMLFLYGQKEKIAEDKFLEKLLEKEKHTNKAVSKDIDVLIQSYKYMNEHPDNFIEYFYKKNEQKTSSSNNKKEKEFIDTNGNNNVNDIINDNNSMNEFNYNTNNKEHYYDNIPTYQESIPKDFNDFSNTTIALKTWSLKLGLIKEKHMHLNDQELINHFLKSEKFKRALKFYNVNTKYVTIPLIYKITKLLYFERPFPSKEKYYKLNMN